A part of bacterium genomic DNA contains:
- a CDS encoding cytochrome C oxidase subunit II, with protein MKVDLYEKIWIGIAIGLIAVFIGSIFYGAAVYAGHPPSHVETIDPKTARTDERFAQPGVTVRPDGSVQVVLLAQMFSFLPNEIRVPAGKPVTFRMTSPDVVHGFQIVGTNGNTMVIPGYVSQFTTVFKEPGEYLIVCNEYCGLGHHYMQGRLIVTREGA; from the coding sequence ATGAAAGTGGACCTTTACGAGAAGATCTGGATCGGGATCGCCATCGGGTTGATCGCCGTGTTCATCGGCTCGATCTTCTACGGCGCGGCGGTGTACGCCGGCCATCCACCCAGCCACGTCGAGACGATCGATCCGAAGACGGCGCGGACCGATGAGCGGTTCGCACAGCCGGGCGTCACGGTCAGGCCGGACGGCAGCGTCCAGGTCGTGCTGCTGGCGCAGATGTTCTCCTTCCTTCCCAACGAGATCCGCGTCCCGGCCGGCAAGCCCGTGACCTTCCGGATGACCAGCCCGGATGTCGTGCACGGCTTCCAGATCGTCGGCACCAACGGCAACACCATGGTGATCCCCGGCTACGTCAGCCAGTTCACCACGGTGTTCAAAGAGCCCGGTGAGTATCTCATCGTGTGCAACGAGTACTGCGGACTCGGGCACCACTACATGCAAGGCAGGCTGATCGTCACGCGGGAGGGAGCGTGA